The nucleotide sequence ACGTGAAGCTGCGGGTATTTCTCCTTGATTTTACGGAAGATGTCCAGGTACCACTGCAGCCCCGTCTCCGGGTTGTGGGCGGAGACGATATGCACCTCTTTGATATCGCGAGAAACGATGTCGTCGACGATCCCGAGGATCTCTTCATGGCTCATCGTATAGGGGTTGGGGTTTTTGCGGCTGGCGCTGTAGGCGCAGAATTTACAGACGTCCTTGCAGACGTTGGTCGGATTGATATGACGGTTGATATTGAAGTAAGTCTTCTCGCCGTGCAGCTCGCGCCGCAGTGCATCCGCGCGTTCCCCCAGGGCGAAAAGATCTTCGTCGTACAGCGCCAGCGCCTCTTCAAAGCCGACCCGGCGGTTTGCGATTTTCGTCATGCTTACTCTCTGCTTTTCTTTTCGCGCATTATAGCCAGATGAGCGCCTCCAAAGGCTAAAGCGACTATAATAATAGGATTTCATCAGAGGAACAGCCCCCTTGAAAACACTTGTAGAAGATATTGAGACCCTTATCGAGAAGAATGCCAGCGACTTCGAGATCTCGAAACGGTTCAAGCAGGCGATCAGCGTCTATCTCGACTCGCTGCCCGATCTCTTCGAACAGACCCAGGGGAAAGACTTCCTCGTGCGCCACACCAAGGCCCTCGACCAGTTCATCACCCAGATGTACAAAACGGTGCTCCGGCGGATGTTCGGCAACTACCTGCCGATGCGCAACGCCATCCCCATCTCCCTGATGGCCCTGGGCAGCTATGGGCGCGAACAGCTCTCCGTCTACAGCGACATCGACCTGATGATCGTCTACGTTCCCTTGGAGGGGTACAATACCGAGGCGATCATCGAGAAGTTCCTCTACCTCGCCTGGGATGCCGGTCTGAAGCTCGGCCACCGGGTCCACAAGGTTTCCGAACTTTTCGATGCCGCCGACGAGGACATTACCATCCGCACGGCGATGATGGAGGCCCGCTTCATCGTCGGCTCGACCTACACCTGGCACGCCACCCAGCGAGAGCTCGGGCGTATCCGCCGCTATGAGCCGCGCCGTTTCATCGAGGCGAAGATCGCCGAAGCGCAGAGCCGCCGTCGAAAATACCCCGTCTCCATGCAGCCCAATATCAAAGAGGGCGTCGGCGGCATGCGCGATGCCCAGCTGCTTTACTGGGTTGCCAAAACCCGCTTCGACGTCACCAGTCTCAAGGAGCTCGACGGCACCATCTTCAGCGAGGAGTCCTACCGTGCGTACCGGATCGCACTGGAACTTATCTTCCGCGTGCGCAGCGCCCTGCACCTCGTCTCCGGCAAACAGAACGACCAGCTCAACCTGGAGTATCTGCCAAAGGTACGGAAAATGCTGGGCTTCTCCGACGATATGAAGCTTGCCACCCAGGTCATCGAAGCGATGTGGCGGATCCACAACTTCAGCAGCATCTTTGTCGCCAAGATGATCAGGCCCATGTTTTACGACTCCTCACGTCTGCCTGCACTACGGGGCCAGCGGGTGCATCGCGGCATCTTCGTCGCTGAGGACAAAGTGTTTGCCTCCTTCCGTCTCAAAGCACAGCCGATCGAATCCCTGCTGAACATCCTGATCAACCTGGAAGACCGCCCCTACTGTTTCGATGACAGCTTTGTCAGCCAGTTCACTTATACGACGGTGCCGCATCCACGGAGCAAAACCGTCAAACAGCTGCTCCGCAAGCTCTTCGAACGCGATCACACCTACGGTTTTCTCCGCCTCTTTTACGACGCCGGGGTGCTCGCCGAACTGATCCCCGCACTTAAAAAGGCACTTTTCCTGCCGCAGTTCGACGGCTACCACCACTACCCCGTCGGCCTGCACTCCATCCAGTGCGTCAAGGCCTTCGAATCCATCGATGACCCCGATGTCAAGGCCCTGTACGACACGATCAGTCTTGAAGACAGGACGATGCTCAAGATCATCGTGCTTCTGCACGATGCAGGCAAAGGAAGGAAACTCGACCACAGCGAGGTCGGCGTCAAACTGATCCGTCCGGTCATGCAGAAGATGGGCTTCAGTGCCGAAATGACGGACGATGCCACCCTCCTGGTCCGCCACCATATCCTTATGAGCATCATCGCCCAGCGCCACAACATCCACAGCGAAAAAACGCTTTATAAATTCATGTCCATCATCAGGACGCCGCGGCTGCTGACCCTGCTCTACATTCTCACCTACGCGGATATGAGCGGTGTCGGGCCCGGGACCTACAACGCATTCAATGCGAAACTGCTCAACGAGCTCTACCACTCCTCCCTTGAGGTCGCCCAGGAAAAAGAGCGGATCACCGATGCCGCACGCCGTCTCAAGGTCGAACAGCGCATCCAGCGGCTCGACGCCTTCAAAGCCCTCCCCCGCCTGATGCAGAAAAAAATCCTCGCGGTCGAATCGAACATCTTCTTCTTCCTCCACGGCCCGGAAGAGGTCCTGCAGATCGCCCAGCGTGCCCGTGAAGTGAAAGAGTACCAGTACGCGCTGGATTTCAGTACGGGGCTCAGCGTCGAGATCCTGCGCAAGATCCCGCTGAACCTCACGTACCTGCTGGGGCGGCTGGGCTACCTCGATGTCGTCTCGATGGAGGTCTTCACCCTCTTCGACGACGTCAAGTATTTCAAGCTCGATTTCCTCCAGACACCGACACCGGATATGTATGAGAGCATCCGTGAAGTCGTCGAAGAGTCATTCGATATGCAGCGAAGTGTTGCCCTCGAGGCCCCCGTCATCAAACCCGAGGAGATCACCATCGACTGCGAACACTCCAAGAACCTCGCCGAGCTTGCCGTCCACACGGCGAACCAGCGCGGACTCCTGGCCTTTATCATCCAGTGCCTCGATGCCCTGGACATGCAGATCGTCACCGCCAAAATCCATACGACGAAGCGCCGTGCACGCGACCATTTCTTAATCGAGAAAACACCGCATATGTGTAATAATGCCGATCGATTAATCCCCCTTCTCTGCAAAGGAAATGCGTAATGTGCGGCATCGTCGGCTACCTCGGAAAACATGATACGAAAGGCATTCTGCTCGACGGTCTCAAAGAGCTCGAGTACCGCGGTTACGACTCCGCGGGGATCGCCGTCCTGCAGGCCGATGAGTTCTCCTACTTCAAAGCGGTCGGGAAGCTGGCCAACCTGGAGGCCAAAACGGCCGACTTCAGCACCAGCGGGTTTGCCGCGGGAATAGGCCACACCCGCTGGGCGACCCACGGCAAACCGACCGAGATCAATGCCCACCCCCACCTGGGAGACGCTTCCTACGTCGTCCATAACGGCATCATCGAAAACTACCAGGAGCTCAAAAATGCCCTGGTCGCCGGCGGGGTACACTTCCTGAGCCAGACCGACACGGAAGTTATCGTTCACCTCTTCGAATCCCTGATGAACAGCGGTATGGAGCCGATGCAGGCGTTCCGTGAAACCGTCAGCCGCCTCAAGGGGGCCTATGCGATCCTCCTCGTCACCAAACAGATGCCCGATACCATCTTTTTCGCCAAGCACGGCTCCCCGATGATCGTCGGGGTGAACGAAAGCGATGAGAAGTTCTTCGGCTCCTCCGACGCCGCACTGATCGGTAAATGCAGCCGGGTCATCTACCTCGAGGACGGCCAGCTCGGTTTTGTCTCGCGTACAGCCATCCACCTTGAAGATGCGACCGGCACCGCTGTCGTACCGCGCTTCGCCGCCCTCCCGGAATCGAAACTCTCCGCCCAGAAAGAGGGGTTCAGATTCTTCATGGAAAAAGAGATCTACGAACAGAGCGAAGTCCTCTCCGATACCCTGATCGGGCGGCTTGCGGATGAAACAATCGTCTTCGACGAGCTTGATCCTTCCCTGCTGGACGGTATCAACGAAATCAAACTCTGTGCCTGCGGAACGAGTTACCATGCCGCGCTCGCATCCAGCTATCTCTTCGAACGCCTCGGCAAGATCCGTACCTCCGTCGAAATCGCCAGCGAGCTGCGCTACAAGGAACCTCTGCTCTGTTCCGACACGCTCTTCGTCGTCATCAGCCAGAGCGGAGAGACCGCCGACACCCTTGAAACCCTCAAGATGGCCAAGGCCGCGGGCCTGAAGACCCTTGTTATCTGCAACGTCGATAACTCCTCCATGGTCCGTGAAGCGGATGCCGCCATCCTGACCCGCGCCGGGATTGAGAAGGGAGTTGCCTCCACCAAGGCCTTCGCGACACAGATGGCGGTACTGTGGATGTTCTCCCTCTACGTCGCCCAGACCAAAGGGATTATCGGCACGGAAGCAATACGCGAACAGATCGCTCTGCTGCGCGAGATCCCGGCCGTCGTCAGAGTCGACGACGACCTGCACGAACGGATCCGCCGCCTCTCCAAGCGCTATCTGCACGGGCACGGTTTCTTTTTCATCGGCCGCGACATCTTCTTCCCCCTCGCCCTGGAAGGGGCCCTCAAGCTCAAAGAGATCAGCTACCTCCATGCCGAGGGGTACCCCAGCGGCGAAATGAAGCACGGTCCCATCGCCCTGGCCGACCCGGAACTGTTCACGATCGCCCTGATGCCCAAGAACCTGCTCTATGACAAAACAAAGAGCAACGTCGAGGAGTTGAGTGCACGCGACGCCACGATCTGTGCCATCAGCGATGAACCGTTTGAGAAGGCGGACGACTTCATCCCCATTGCCGCGCACGCGCATTATATGCCGGAATTTTTCGAAATGATGGTCGTACTGCAGCTGCTCTCCATGGAGATCGCCATCCGCCTCGGCAACGACGTCGATATGCCGAGAAACCTCGCGAAAAGCGTGACCGTAGAATAGTGAAGCGTGAAGCGTGAAGCGTGAAGCGTGAAGCGTGAAGCGAAACCTGTCAGCTTCCATTTATTTTGTCAAGGTTTTAGAAGGTCATTAGCGGATCGAGCAGATTCGTGATGCATGGAGAATAGGCGAGGGCGTCAGCCCTTTGTGCTTTCTTCTTCCCGGTTCGGCTTCTACTTTGCACAAGCAAAGAAGAAGGGGAACAAAAAACCTGAAGAAAAAAAGCGAGTACCGTTTCCGGGGAATGCCCGAAAAGGTTAGAACGCCCGCTTGAACTCCGGGTAGGCCTCGAGACCGCATTCAGTGACGTCAAGCCCTTCGACCTGCTCATCGTCGCCGGCACGGAACGGCAGGAACTTGTTGATGATATAGATCGCCGCGTACGAGACGGTAAAGACGAATACCGCCACGACGGCGACCCCTTTGAGCTGTCCGAGGAACGTGATCCCCGCTTCGGGTTCGGCGGCGAAAATACCGACCGCGAGGGTCCCCCAGATGCCGTTGACCAGGTGGACCGAGAGGGCACCGACCGGGTCGTCCAGCTTCAGCTTGTCAAACAGCGGAACGGCGAAAACGACCAGCGCCCCGCCGATGGCGCCGATGAGGATCGGCGTATGGATGCTGTACAGATCCGGACCGGCGGTAATGGCCACGAGACCGCCCAGTGCGCCGTTGAGGATCATCGTGATATCGAACTTGCGGTAGCGCAGATACATGAAGATCCCGGCGATCAGCGCCCCTGAAAGGCCCGCCGTATTGGTATTCATGATCGTCAGCGCCACGGTGTCCGCATTCTCTTTACTGGCGATAGAGCCGACGGAGCCCCCGTTGAAACCGAACCAGCCGATCCACAGCAGCAGTGCCCCCAGCACGACCAGGGGAATGTTTGACGCCGGGATGACGTGGATCTTGCCGTCTTTATAGCGCCCTTTACGCGGGCCCATGATCATGATGGCCGCCAGCAGCGCCCAGCCGCCCGTCGAGTGAATGACGGTCGACCCTGCCAGGTCGTACATATGCAGATCGAGCATGGTCCCCGCCAGCAGGTCGGCACCCCAGGAGACATTGACAACGAGCGGGTAGATCAGCCCGCCCATCAAAACGGTAAAAAGCGCGATCGGCAGGATCCGTACCCGCTCGCTCACCCCGCCGCTCATGATATTGACCGTCTTCCCGACAAAGGCCATCTGGAACAAGAAGGCGGCATAGATGCTCATCCCGCTGTTTTCCCAGCTGCCGAAAGCCAGTTCGTAGCCCACCAGCAGGAACATCATCGACGCCACGGCATAGATCATCGTATTGACGGTCAGAACGGATGTGACGTTTTTCGTACGGACCAGCCCCGCTTCGAGCATCGCGAAACCGGGTACCATAAAGACGATCAGCGTCATCGCAAAGAGGGCGAAGAGCGTATCGACAATATAACCGAAATCTTCCATCGCGCCGCCTAGATCGCTTCGGAACCGGTTTCACCCGTACGGATGCGAATCACCTTTTCAATGCCGCTGACAAAGATCTTGCCGTCGCCGATCTTACCGGTACGGGCCGCTTCCGTGATGGTATCAAGTACCTGCTCAAGCTGCTCGTCGTCAACGACCAGCTCCACTTTGATCTTCGGAAGGAAATCGACGACGTACTCCGCCCCGCGGTAGAGCTCGCTGTGCCCTTTCTGGCGTCCGTAACCCTTCACCTCGCTGACCGTCATACCGGTGATCCCGATCTGCGCCAGCG is from Sulfurimonas sp. HSL-1656 and encodes:
- a CDS encoding HD domain-containing protein translates to MKTLVEDIETLIEKNASDFEISKRFKQAISVYLDSLPDLFEQTQGKDFLVRHTKALDQFITQMYKTVLRRMFGNYLPMRNAIPISLMALGSYGREQLSVYSDIDLMIVYVPLEGYNTEAIIEKFLYLAWDAGLKLGHRVHKVSELFDAADEDITIRTAMMEARFIVGSTYTWHATQRELGRIRRYEPRRFIEAKIAEAQSRRRKYPVSMQPNIKEGVGGMRDAQLLYWVAKTRFDVTSLKELDGTIFSEESYRAYRIALELIFRVRSALHLVSGKQNDQLNLEYLPKVRKMLGFSDDMKLATQVIEAMWRIHNFSSIFVAKMIRPMFYDSSRLPALRGQRVHRGIFVAEDKVFASFRLKAQPIESLLNILINLEDRPYCFDDSFVSQFTYTTVPHPRSKTVKQLLRKLFERDHTYGFLRLFYDAGVLAELIPALKKALFLPQFDGYHHYPVGLHSIQCVKAFESIDDPDVKALYDTISLEDRTMLKIIVLLHDAGKGRKLDHSEVGVKLIRPVMQKMGFSAEMTDDATLLVRHHILMSIIAQRHNIHSEKTLYKFMSIIRTPRLLTLLYILTYADMSGVGPGTYNAFNAKLLNELYHSSLEVAQEKERITDAARRLKVEQRIQRLDAFKALPRLMQKKILAVESNIFFFLHGPEEVLQIAQRAREVKEYQYALDFSTGLSVEILRKIPLNLTYLLGRLGYLDVVSMEVFTLFDDVKYFKLDFLQTPTPDMYESIREVVEESFDMQRSVALEAPVIKPEEITIDCEHSKNLAELAVHTANQRGLLAFIIQCLDALDMQIVTAKIHTTKRRARDHFLIEKTPHMCNNADRLIPLLCKGNA
- the glmS gene encoding glutamine--fructose-6-phosphate transaminase (isomerizing); translated protein: MCGIVGYLGKHDTKGILLDGLKELEYRGYDSAGIAVLQADEFSYFKAVGKLANLEAKTADFSTSGFAAGIGHTRWATHGKPTEINAHPHLGDASYVVHNGIIENYQELKNALVAGGVHFLSQTDTEVIVHLFESLMNSGMEPMQAFRETVSRLKGAYAILLVTKQMPDTIFFAKHGSPMIVGVNESDEKFFGSSDAALIGKCSRVIYLEDGQLGFVSRTAIHLEDATGTAVVPRFAALPESKLSAQKEGFRFFMEKEIYEQSEVLSDTLIGRLADETIVFDELDPSLLDGINEIKLCACGTSYHAALASSYLFERLGKIRTSVEIASELRYKEPLLCSDTLFVVISQSGETADTLETLKMAKAAGLKTLVICNVDNSSMVREADAAILTRAGIEKGVASTKAFATQMAVLWMFSLYVAQTKGIIGTEAIREQIALLREIPAVVRVDDDLHERIRRLSKRYLHGHGFFFIGRDIFFPLALEGALKLKEISYLHAEGYPSGEMKHGPIALADPELFTIALMPKNLLYDKTKSNVEELSARDATICAISDEPFEKADDFIPIAAHAHYMPEFFEMMVVLQLLSMEIAIRLGNDVDMPRNLAKSVTVE
- a CDS encoding ammonium transporter; amino-acid sequence: MEDFGYIVDTLFALFAMTLIVFMVPGFAMLEAGLVRTKNVTSVLTVNTMIYAVASMMFLLVGYELAFGSWENSGMSIYAAFLFQMAFVGKTVNIMSGGVSERVRILPIALFTVLMGGLIYPLVVNVSWGADLLAGTMLDLHMYDLAGSTVIHSTGGWALLAAIMIMGPRKGRYKDGKIHVIPASNIPLVVLGALLLWIGWFGFNGGSVGSIASKENADTVALTIMNTNTAGLSGALIAGIFMYLRYRKFDITMILNGALGGLVAITAGPDLYSIHTPILIGAIGGALVVFAVPLFDKLKLDDPVGALSVHLVNGIWGTLAVGIFAAEPEAGITFLGQLKGVAVVAVFVFTVSYAAIYIINKFLPFRAGDDEQVEGLDVTECGLEAYPEFKRAF
- a CDS encoding P-II family nitrogen regulator translates to MKKVEAIIKPFRLEEVKDALAQIGITGMTVSEVKGYGRQKGHSELYRGAEYVVDFLPKIKVELVVDDEQLEQVLDTITEAARTGKIGDGKIFVSGIEKVIRIRTGETGSEAI